The Candidatus Equadaptatus faecalis genomic sequence AATGAATAATTATTACTTCGCGCCACTCGCTTTTGTCTCTTCGCTCGCTATAAGCTTTAAGCTATAAGCGTTAAGCGTTAGAACCTTTTTTGTCCGTCATTCCGTGCTTGACACGGAATCCAATGTCTTTGGTCTTTTCTTTTCAAAGCCTTAAAAAGCCACTGGTCTGCACTTCCGCTACGCTCCATGCAGAAAGACAAATCTTTTTTTGCTTATCGCTTCCAGCTTACCGCTTATTGCTTATTCTTCACTTTGCATTTTACACTATACATTTTGCACTGGTTCTACAGCATCGTTATTCCGTATCTTTTTGTAAGCTCCGCGTACTGCTTTTCGGCTTCTTCGCGCGGACCTATGCTGCTCGTACAGCCTGTGAGAACAAAAATCTGCGGACTGCGCCCTATTCTTTGAAGTTCTTCGCACAGCTGGCTGATCGTTTCGTACACGCAGTAGTCCATCGCTTCGCCGGCAACAATTATTTTATTAAAACGCGAGACGTATTCAAGCAGTTCGGTGTTGTCCGTCCCGGGCTCGCAGTATTCGGGGCGCAGCGCCCCGTAAAATTCGGAGTAGGGTATCCTGCCTTTGCCAAATTTTTTGAAGTCAGCCCTGCGCACCGCGGAGAAGAAGTTTGCCATGTTTGAAAACTGCGGTTCTATCGCGCCTCCCACACTTGCTTCAAGGCAGTGGTACGGCCAGATGCAGAGCCGTTTTTTGCCCTGTTTTTCAAGCGCTTCAAGATATTCGGCGCTTTTTTCGGGCATCGTGCGCGGTGTCCAGCGTCCGGCGTTGAGGTCTTTTTTTGTTATTATGGTGAAGGGCACCGGTTCGTTTCCGTTTTCGTCCTGCCACCAGCAGGCATGAAATATCTGCATAGGTGAGTGGCAGTCGCAAGTTGCGGCAACCGCCGATATTTTTTCAATGTTGTCGTACATAAAGCGCGTCAGCCGTTCAGCGTCTTTTTTTGCTCCCTTTACGCCGAGCTCCCCGTCGTCCATGAAGTCAAGCTGCAGGTCAACAGCAAGAAGAAGCGTTTTTTCAGCGTCTTGATCGGCAGGCGGCAGGTTTTCCGCCGCGGCAAGCGCGAAAAGCTCCGCGGAGGATACGTGATTTTCCGCTTTGCCTATTGCCTGGACGTCAACTATCTGTTCAAATTTTGTTTTCATTTTTTTGCTCCCTCAGGTCGCGGGAATGTCTCCCCTGTCCGCCTATTTCAGCGGAAGCAGTTCTATGTTATCTATCGTCAGGTTAGTAAAGGTTGCCGCAAGCGGTACCTTGCCTTCTGACAGATTTTTGTATTCCATGAACATTCTGACGTACGCCCTGTGAAACGACTCGTTTTTTTCCGTGCTGATAACGGAGCGCAGTATAGGAAGAAGCTGTTTGTACACGTCCGGAACAGGAATGAACTCAGGTCCCTCAGAGGTAAGTTTTATCGTGTATATGAAAGAATAGCATCTTTTTCCGCTGAGGGTTGTTGCAGGTATGGAGGGCGAAATGTACAGCGCGCAGTTTTTCGGAGTGCGTATTTTTGTCGGCACCGCGTCCCAGCGCGTGTATTCGTACGGCGAGGAACAGACGTATATTTTCGCGAGTCTGCTGAGAACGCCTAGCCAGAGATGAATACCGGCCTTTTCGTTTTCGTTGTTGAAGGAGATACGCCAAAGAAGGTCAGGCGTTTTGTCGCCGTCAACGTCATAGAAAAATTTGCTGTCAGCAATGTACGACAGCCCGTCCAGCTGTCCTATTCTTCTTGATGCCTTCGGCGTACGGATCCAGGCTGAAACTATGTTGCCGTCCGCGTCCTGGTCGTAGGCAAGAGATACTGCCGGATTATTGACGCGCAGTATGTTCGTTTTGACTGCATCTGTGTTGTTGTTCGCGCCCGGAAGCAGTATCACTGTGACCGTCAGCACTATCAGAAAGACGGGAACAACAAGTATCTGAAGCTTTCTCGTGTGTTTCGCTCCCGCAAATCTCTTTGCCGCTTTTCTTGCATCATGCGACATTTTGGAGGAAAATACTTTCAGGCTTCGCGGAGTTTTCGTTTTTTCGCTTTCCGTCAATCCGTATTTTTTCGGATGTATCCCAAACATGTCATTTTCTCCTTTGGCAGTTCGTCAAGCATCTCTTTTACTGTTTTTTTCAGCAGAGGGTGCACAAAGCCGGGCGCTATGTCATTCAGCGGAACCAGCACAAAGGCTCTCTCGTGCATGTATTTGTGCGGAACAGTAAGCTTTTCGCCGGCAATAATTTCGTTCTCAAAGAACACTATGTCTATGTCTATTGTCCGCTGCCCCCAGCGTGTTTTGCGGAGCCTTCCGAGCATAGCTTCAATTTCGTTGATTTTTTCAAGCACTTCGTATGCGCCAAGTTCGGTTTCTATGCCGACGCACATGTTTAGAAATTTCGGCTGGGCGGTTATACCCCACGGTTCTGTTTCGTACACAGGGCTTTCTTCGGTTATTTCAAATACGTCAGCAAGCATTTCAAGCGCCTGCAAAAGCATTTCCGTCCTGTTGCCTTCGTTGGAGCCGAGCGAGAGCCACGCTTTACGCATTTTTCAAGGCCCCGCAAAAATCCGCCGCACGCCTGTTTGCCGCAACGTCGTGCACCCTGACGTATTCAGCGTTCTGCAACACACAGAGCGCCGTGGCTGACAAAGTGGCTTCCAGTCTTTCTTCCGCTTTCAGCTCCGCGCCGAGGAAGCGTTTTCTTGAAACTCCGACGAGCAGCGGAAGCCCGAAGCCGCGGAAAGCACATAAATTTTTCAGCAGATACAGATTTTGCTTTTCGTTTTTGGCAAAACCGAAGCCGGGATCAAGAATTATTTTTTCGCGTTTCAATCCTGTTTTCTCTGCAAGCTCTATCTTCCGTTCAAAAAAACTGTTTATTTCAAGCAGTATATTGTCATATTCACACATTCCGTCCATAGTCACAGACGTTCCGCGGCTGTGCGTGAGAACGTATCCCGATCCATGGTCGCGGCAGGCTTTCACAATGTTTTCGTCTGCAAGCCCCGATACGTCATTGATTATATCAGCACCTTTTTCAAGCGCCGCTTTGGCAACCGAAAAACGGGTTGTGTCAACGGATATTTTGACGTCAGGCAAAGCCGCGCGTATTTCGGGCAGAACTGCGCGTATTTTTTCAAGTTCTTCGCTTTCGTCCGTTCTTTCCGCTCCGGGGCGCGTAGATTCGGCTCCCAAATCAAGAAGGTCCGCACCCTCGGATACAAGCTGCTTTGCGCGGCTTACCGCGTCCGAAACTGCCGTTCTGCTTTCTGCATAAAACGAGTCGTCCGTGAGATTTATTATGCCTGCAATTTTTGTTCTGACACGCACAGCATCGGCAGAGCATTTTTTTATGTCGTCCGCAAGTTCAGGAAAACCCCACCACGGCATCTGTTTCAGCTTTCCGCAGACCGAGGCAAGCTGCTTTTTGTCCGCAAATATCAAAACCCTGCTTGCTTCCGCGCGGCAGTCAACCGCATGAGCGTGCACGGCGGCGTCACCGCCTGCGGAGAGCAGTTCCTGTTTCAGGATGTTTGCCGCGGCGCACGGCATTGAATCTGCGAGAAGTGCCAGAGTTTCGCGCCTGTTTTCAAAAAACGGCAGACTTGCCGGATTTGCACCAATTTTTTTCAGCTCTTCAGCCAGTTCGTCTTTGCTGTTTACAGAAATTCTGCAGACCCGCATCAGTTAAACTCCCTGACAAACGATATGCCCCGCAGATGTTCAACGCTATTTGATTTAATCAGCGTGTAGCCGCGTTCCGGCGTGTGCACGAGACAGGAACAGGAGGCATTGTCAAGATGTATGCGCCACATGTAAGGCTTGGCTATTCCCAGAGCCGCAGCTATAAGCGGTTTCAGCACGCCGCGGTGCGAAACAACCGCAATTCGCGCCCCGCGATGAGAGTTGACTATTCCGTTCAGCGCGGCAAACGCACGCGCCTGCACGTTGTCAACAGTTTCCGCACCCTCTATGTTCAGGCTTTCGGGATTTGTCAGCCAAAGCTTCCACATTTTGGGAAATTCTTTTTCAAGTTCGTCTTTCTTCCTGTTTTCCCAGACACCAAGCCGCATATTGTTAAAGCCTTCCCGTGAAATCACGGAAAGTCTGTGCGGCGGAGCTATAAGCTCCGCCGTTTCCAGCGCTCTTTTAAGCGGACTGGAGTACACGTATTCAAGACGTTCGCAGCAAAGAGCCTTCGCTACCGCTTTCGCCTGCAGACGCCCCGTTTCGTTCAGGGGAAAATCGACACGCCCGCGCAGACGGTTGTCTGCGTTGCCTTCACATTCGCCGTGCCTAACAAGGTATATCACTGTCGGCGT encodes the following:
- the folP gene encoding dihydropteroate synthase gives rise to the protein MRVCRISVNSKDELAEELKKIGANPASLPFFENRRETLALLADSMPCAAANILKQELLSAGGDAAVHAHAVDCRAEASRVLIFADKKQLASVCGKLKQMPWWGFPELADDIKKCSADAVRVRTKIAGIINLTDDSFYAESRTAVSDAVSRAKQLVSEGADLLDLGAESTRPGAERTDESEELEKIRAVLPEIRAALPDVKISVDTTRFSVAKAALEKGADIINDVSGLADENIVKACRDHGSGYVLTHSRGTSVTMDGMCEYDNILLEINSFFERKIELAEKTGLKREKIILDPGFGFAKNEKQNLYLLKNLCAFRGFGLPLLVGVSRKRFLGAELKAEERLEATLSATALCVLQNAEYVRVHDVAANRRAADFCGALKNA
- the folK gene encoding 2-amino-4-hydroxy-6-hydroxymethyldihydropteridine diphosphokinase; protein product: MRKAWLSLGSNEGNRTEMLLQALEMLADVFEITEESPVYETEPWGITAQPKFLNMCVGIETELGAYEVLEKINEIEAMLGRLRKTRWGQRTIDIDIVFFENEIIAGEKLTVPHKYMHERAFVLVPLNDIAPGFVHPLLKKTVKEMLDELPKEKMTCLGYIRKNTD
- a CDS encoding histidine phosphatase family protein, which translates into the protein MDTPTVIYLVRHGECEGNADNRLRGRVDFPLNETGRLQAKAVAKALCCERLEYVYSSPLKRALETAELIAPPHRLSVISREGFNNMRLGVWENRKKDELEKEFPKMWKLWLTNPESLNIEGAETVDNVQARAFAALNGIVNSHRGARIAVVSHRGVLKPLIAAALGIAKPYMWRIHLDNASCSCLVHTPERGYTLIKSNSVEHLRGISFVREFN